The proteins below come from a single Alligator mississippiensis isolate rAllMis1 chromosome 2, rAllMis1, whole genome shotgun sequence genomic window:
- the LOC132243290 gene encoding putative N-acetyltransferase 8B, translating to MAQYRIRPYEDGDYEAVRTIFADGIHEVAPAMWSELLKSLKTHLFLLGLFLVGLAASGSILLALLPIAVILVVAWRSMKSIGTDYVQLALRTDLRDIRSTYLGATNTCLWVAEASGAVVGLVAAVQPQDPTERGTVLELKRLSVRQAYRGRGIARALSRTVLQFAQEHGYRAVVLETSVVQRAAQQLYERLGFRLVATECPSLLARLLQFYILHYHLDIPAAP from the coding sequence ATGGCCCAGTACCGCATCCGGCCCTACGAGGACGGGGACTATGAAGCCGTGCGCACCATCTTTGCTGATGGGATCCATGAGGTTGCCCCAGCCATGTGGTCCGAGCTGCTGAAGTCCCTGAAAacccacctcttcctcctggggCTGTTCCTCGTGGGACTCGCAGCCTCCGGGTCCATCCTCCTCGCCCTGCTGCCCATCGCGGTCATCCTGGTCGTGGCCTGGAGGTCGATGAAGTCCATAGGCACCGACTACGTGCAGCTGGCTCTGCGCACCGACCTGCGGGACATCCGCAGCACCTACCTGGGGGCCACCAACACTTGCCTGTGGGTGGCCGAGGCCAGCGGGGCCGTGGTGGGGCTGGTGGCCGCCGTCCAGCCACAGGACCCGACGGAGAGGGGCACCGTGCTGGAGCTGAAGCGCCTGTCGGTGCGGCAAGCATACCGGGGCAGGGGCATCGCCCGGGCACTGTCCAGGACTGTGCTGCAGTTCGCCCAGGAGCACGGGTACCGGGCGGTCGTGCTGGAGACCTCCGTGGTGCAGCGCGCAGCACAGCAGCTGTACGAGCGCCTGGGCTTTCGGCTGGTGGCGACCGAGTGCCCCTCGCTCCTTGCCCGCCTGCTCCAGTTCTACATCCTCCACTACCACCTCGACATCCCCGCGGCACCCTGA
- the LOC102572312 gene encoding N-acetyltransferase 8 gives MAQYRIRPYKDGDYKAVRDIFAEGIMEQSSAAFMHLLTSPWTALLLPSLFFLVLVASGSILLALLPVAIVLAVAWVYVRSFSTDYVQLALRTDLRDIRGTYLGAADSCLWVAEAGGAVVGLVAAVQPQDPAERGTALELKRMSVRQASRGQGIARALSRTVLQFAQERGYRAVVLSTSVVQRAAQQLYEHLGFQRVATKSPSLLTRLLHLYIIHYHYDIPAVPTPRPPVKACSGSPCHRGDPLGN, from the coding sequence ATGGCCCAGTACCGCATCCGGCCGTACAAGGATGGGGACTATAAAGCCGTGCGTGATATCTTTGCCGAAGGCATCATGGAGCAGAGCTCTGCCGCGTTCATGCACCTGCTGACATCCCCATGGACCGCCCTGCTCCTCCCGAGCCTTTTCTTCCTCGTGCTTGTGGCCTCCGGGTCCATCCTCCTCGCCTTGCTGCCCGTCGCAATTGTCCTGGCCGTGGCCTGGGTTTACGTCCGGTCTTTCAGCACCGACTACGTGCAGCTGGCTCTGCGCACTGACCTGCGGGACATCCGCGGCACCTACCTGGGGGCTGCCGATAGCTGCCTGTGGGTGGCCGAGGCCGGCGGGGCCGTGGTGGGGCTGGTGGCCGCCGTCCAGCCACAGGACCCGGCGGAGAGGGGCACCGCGCTGGAGCTGAAGCGCATGTCGGTGCGGCAAGCATCCCGGGGCCAGGGCATCGCCCGGGCCCTTTCCAGGACTGTGCTGCAGTTCGCCCAGGAGCGCGGGTACCGGGCAGTCGTCCTCTCCACCTCCGTGGTGCAGCGCGCGGCACAGCAGCTGTACGAGCACCTGGGCTTTCAGCGCGTGGCAACCAAGAGCCCCTCGCTGCTCACCCGCCTGCTCCACCTCTACATCATCCACTACCACTACGACATCCCCGCGGTGCCAACACCACGGCCCCCAGTCAAGGCCTGCAGCGGGTCTCCCTGCCATCGGGGTGACCCCCTAGGAAATTAA